TAAGAAGTTTGCAAATTATTAGCAGCTTGACATGAAGAAGTTTTTAATTTTACTAGTTTTGTCAATTCTATGGCGGTCAGAGGCTAATGCTCAGAAGATTGGGTATACTGACATGGAGTTCATAACCAGTAAAATGCCCGAGTATCAGGCTGCACAGGCGGAGATGAAAAAATTCTCTGAAAAGTGGGCCAAGGAAATTCAGGATAAGTTTGCTGACATCGATCGCATGCAGCGGGCATATATGGCAGAGGAGATCCTGCTCACCGAGGAGTTGAAAAGAAAACGACAAAGTGAGATAAAGGAAAAGGAGCTGGAAGCGGGCGAGTATAACAGTAAGATTTTCGGCATGGACGGCCTGAT
This Dyadobacter sp. UC 10 DNA region includes the following protein-coding sequences:
- a CDS encoding OmpH family outer membrane protein, with product MKKFLILLVLSILWRSEANAQKIGYTDMEFITSKMPEYQAAQAEMKKFSEKWAKEIQDKFADIDRMQRAYMAEEILLTEELKRKRQSEIKEKELEAGEYNSKIFGMDGLMFQKKKELMKPVLEKVQRAVTKVCSQRRLDFMFDKSSDVGMLYTNPKHDYSDYVMEELGIDPKANKASANEKADQSANVPASTSPKQKSTTSKLK